One Leclercia pneumoniae genomic region harbors:
- a CDS encoding ABC transporter substrate-binding protein: MSVKHLLSLAASAWLLFTAQAFAAGPFPLTLENCGVKQTFTHPPERVVTVGQHETELLMALGLEKKIAATSVWFGPLPDTLAPQGKGLKKLADNAPSFEAVVAQKPELVLAQYHWHIGPQGEVGTRDQFAALGINTWISPADCIGKRVTDSSNGDGARSTPFSIAEIEREVRELATLFAVPQQGDSLIKALTQRIEKAQKQAASKRKTPLKVLFWFSSSRLNGDPWVAGNFGAPGWIGKTLGLNNVIDSHDEWPAVTWERIAQAQPDIIVIAEMARRLYPADDVEVKKAFLRSDPVTQHIPAVKNNHIIVVPAMSLNPSLRNVDAVELIGQQLATFQAQP, from the coding sequence GTGTCCGTTAAACATTTACTTTCCCTGGCTGCATCTGCATGGCTCCTGTTCACCGCCCAGGCTTTTGCGGCTGGCCCCTTCCCGCTGACGCTGGAGAATTGCGGCGTCAAACAGACGTTTACTCACCCACCAGAACGCGTTGTGACCGTGGGGCAACATGAAACCGAGCTGCTAATGGCGCTGGGTCTGGAGAAGAAAATTGCCGCTACCTCGGTATGGTTTGGCCCCTTACCGGATACGCTTGCCCCCCAGGGCAAAGGGCTGAAAAAGCTGGCCGATAACGCCCCCTCCTTTGAGGCGGTGGTCGCGCAAAAACCCGAGCTGGTACTGGCCCAGTATCACTGGCATATCGGACCCCAGGGCGAAGTGGGCACCCGCGACCAGTTCGCCGCGCTCGGGATCAACACCTGGATCTCCCCTGCGGATTGCATTGGCAAACGCGTCACCGACAGCTCGAACGGGGATGGCGCGCGCAGCACCCCTTTCTCCATTGCGGAAATTGAACGCGAAGTCCGCGAACTGGCTACGCTATTCGCCGTCCCCCAGCAGGGCGACAGCCTGATCAAGGCGTTGACGCAACGCATCGAAAAGGCGCAAAAGCAGGCCGCCAGTAAGCGGAAAACGCCGCTGAAGGTGCTGTTCTGGTTCTCCAGTAGCCGCCTGAACGGCGATCCCTGGGTTGCGGGCAATTTTGGCGCGCCGGGCTGGATCGGAAAGACCCTGGGGTTGAACAATGTTATCGACTCGCACGACGAGTGGCCTGCCGTCACCTGGGAGCGTATTGCCCAGGCGCAGCCGGATATTATCGTGATTGCTGAGATGGCGCGGCGGCTCTATCCCGCCGATGACGTCGAGGTAAAAAAGGCCTTTTTACGCAGCGATCCGGTTACCCAACATATCCCTGCGGTCAAAAATAACCACATCATCGTGGTGCCGGCCATGTCTTTAAATCCGTCTCTGCGCAACGTGGATGCGGTCGAGCTGATCGGTCAACAGCTGGCCACCTTCCAGGCGCAGCCATGA
- a CDS encoding alpha/beta fold hydrolase — translation MTARRLSCLALFVALSTPALAADAPAYGEKLEGFDYAWPVQHFTFTSQKQRLDMAYLDVKPENANGRTVVLMHGKNFCAGTWEATIKALSASGYRVIAPDQIGFCKSTKPEQYQYTFQQLADNTHALLKQLGVDKVTVIGHSTGGMLATRYALMWPQQVEQLVMVNPIGLEDWKARGVPHITVDEWNQRELKTSAEGIRQYEKNTYYAGEWKPEYERWVTMLAGLNNGPGKARVAWNSALLYDMIYTQPVMYEFSELKMPVLLMIGTKDNTAIGKDLAPPEIRQQLGNYAVLGKETAKRIPHATLIEFDDMGHAPQMQDPVRFHQALLDGLQKRATQ, via the coding sequence ATGACCGCACGACGATTATCCTGCCTTGCGCTTTTCGTTGCCCTTTCCACTCCGGCACTGGCGGCCGATGCCCCGGCTTACGGGGAGAAACTGGAAGGCTTTGACTACGCGTGGCCGGTTCAGCACTTTACGTTTACCTCGCAGAAACAGCGTCTGGATATGGCTTATCTGGATGTCAAACCCGAGAACGCGAATGGCCGCACCGTGGTGCTGATGCACGGTAAAAACTTCTGTGCCGGTACCTGGGAGGCCACTATCAAAGCCCTGAGCGCCAGCGGCTACCGGGTCATCGCCCCGGATCAGATCGGTTTTTGCAAATCCACCAAGCCGGAACAGTATCAGTATACGTTTCAGCAGCTGGCAGATAATACCCACGCGCTTCTGAAGCAGTTGGGTGTTGATAAGGTGACGGTTATCGGCCACTCCACCGGCGGCATGCTCGCCACCCGCTACGCGCTGATGTGGCCGCAGCAGGTCGAGCAGCTGGTGATGGTGAACCCAATAGGGCTGGAAGACTGGAAAGCGCGCGGCGTACCGCATATCACCGTTGATGAGTGGAACCAGCGTGAGCTGAAAACCAGCGCCGAGGGCATTCGTCAGTACGAGAAGAATACCTATTACGCCGGGGAGTGGAAGCCGGAGTACGAGCGCTGGGTTACGATGCTGGCCGGGTTGAATAACGGCCCCGGTAAAGCGCGCGTGGCGTGGAACTCCGCCCTGCTCTACGACATGATCTACACCCAACCGGTGATGTATGAGTTCAGTGAACTGAAGATGCCGGTGCTGTTGATGATCGGCACCAAAGACAATACCGCCATCGGCAAGGATCTCGCCCCGCCTGAAATTCGCCAGCAGTTGGGGAACTACGCGGTGCTCGGGAAAGAGACGGCGAAGCGGATCCCCCATGCCACTCTGATAGAGTTTGACGATATGGGCCATGCACCGCAGATGCAGGACCCGGTGCGCTTCCATCAGGCGTTGCTCGACGGCCTGCAAAAGCGCGCCACGCAATAA
- a CDS encoding UbiD family decarboxylase — protein sequence MKYYDDLRSFIDALDEMGDIMHVRREVDGDFEPSAITRRSYERQSPAPLFHKVAGVAPGFRLFGAPASLSSRSDMPYARVAMSLGLAPESTGPQIIEALSAARSQPGIPPVRVGSADALCHQNILRGDDASLDRFPIPFAHDKDGGRYANTWGTLIVKTPDGKWVNWSIARVMKVDGKRMVGLIVPSQHIGQIWGEWVKLGQPMPYALVQGPAPAISCVSGIPIPAHADESDYIGTLAGAPVPVVRAIDIDLDVPATAEIVIEGHVSIERDCQEGPYGEYGGYLGEGSSAQPTFHVETITHRDDPIWPMSITGRPTDESHTLWAMGLAADALTSLREANLPITTAWIPEDSTVHWLLVVVPQNWRERLPGVSSEALSRRIGEVLFKTDAMVFIPKVYVVDDDFDPTNLREVVWVLSTRVHPVGRRVVFDDQRVIRLPQCYDEAEYIAGKGAKVVFDTLQEKRHLHASFDQGYPEAVRQRVLDNWE from the coding sequence ATGAAATATTACGATGATTTAAGAAGCTTTATTGATGCCCTGGATGAGATGGGCGATATCATGCACGTCCGCCGGGAAGTTGACGGTGATTTTGAGCCGAGCGCTATCACGCGTCGCAGCTATGAACGCCAGTCCCCTGCCCCGCTATTTCATAAGGTTGCCGGCGTAGCGCCCGGTTTTCGTCTGTTTGGCGCCCCGGCCAGCCTCTCCTCCCGCAGCGACATGCCCTATGCCCGTGTGGCGATGTCCCTGGGGCTGGCACCCGAGTCCACTGGCCCGCAAATTATCGAAGCGTTATCTGCCGCGCGCAGTCAGCCCGGCATACCGCCGGTACGCGTGGGATCTGCCGATGCCCTTTGCCATCAGAACATTTTGCGCGGCGATGACGCCAGCCTCGATCGTTTCCCTATCCCGTTTGCACATGATAAAGACGGTGGCCGTTATGCCAACACCTGGGGCACGCTGATTGTCAAAACCCCAGACGGTAAATGGGTGAACTGGTCTATCGCCCGCGTAATGAAGGTGGACGGCAAACGTATGGTGGGGCTGATCGTGCCAAGCCAGCATATTGGCCAGATCTGGGGCGAATGGGTGAAATTGGGTCAGCCTATGCCCTATGCGCTGGTACAGGGCCCTGCGCCAGCGATTTCGTGCGTGTCCGGTATTCCCATTCCGGCACATGCGGATGAGTCTGACTACATCGGTACGCTGGCGGGAGCGCCAGTGCCGGTGGTAAGGGCAATCGACATCGATCTGGACGTTCCCGCCACGGCCGAAATTGTTATCGAGGGGCATGTCTCCATCGAACGGGATTGCCAGGAGGGGCCATATGGGGAGTACGGCGGCTATCTGGGAGAAGGCTCGTCCGCGCAGCCTACCTTCCACGTAGAGACCATTACCCACCGGGACGATCCTATCTGGCCCATGTCGATAACGGGGCGTCCTACCGACGAATCACATACCCTCTGGGCGATGGGCCTGGCCGCCGATGCGCTGACCTCGCTGCGCGAGGCAAACCTGCCGATTACGACCGCCTGGATCCCGGAGGATTCTACCGTGCACTGGCTACTGGTGGTGGTGCCGCAAAACTGGCGCGAACGGCTGCCGGGCGTCAGTAGCGAAGCATTAAGTCGCCGAATTGGCGAGGTGCTATTTAAAACCGATGCGATGGTCTTTATCCCGAAAGTGTACGTGGTGGATGACGATTTCGATCCTACCAACCTGCGAGAAGTGGTATGGGTGCTGTCGACCCGCGTGCACCCGGTAGGCCGCCGCGTGGTCTTTGATGACCAGCGAGTGATACGCCTGCCTCAATGCTATGACGAAGCGGAGTACATCGCAGGCAAAGGGGCGAAAGTGGTCTTTGATACCCTGCAGGAGAAACGTCATCTGCATGCCTCCTTTGACCAGGGTTACCCTGAAGCAGTACGCCAGCGCGTACTGGATAACTGGGAATAA
- a CDS encoding UbiX family flavin prenyltransferase — MKIVVGMTGATGAAIGVRVLAALKELGVETHLVISKWARATLQLETPYSVQEVLALASKSYSEHDQAAAISSGSFRVDGMIVVPCSMKTLAAIRCGYGDGLIARAADVTLKEQRKLVLVPRESPLNAIHLENMLALTRAGAMMLPPMPAFYNHPHSTDDIINHCASRILDQFGLDNALTQRWGEPRPRT, encoded by the coding sequence ATGAAAATTGTTGTTGGCATGACGGGCGCAACCGGCGCCGCCATTGGTGTGCGCGTACTGGCCGCGCTCAAAGAGCTGGGCGTCGAGACGCATCTGGTCATCTCGAAATGGGCACGCGCAACCCTCCAACTGGAAACGCCCTACAGTGTACAGGAGGTTCTGGCCCTCGCCTCAAAGAGTTACAGCGAACATGACCAGGCGGCGGCCATCTCCAGCGGTTCGTTTCGGGTGGATGGGATGATCGTCGTGCCCTGTAGCATGAAAACCCTCGCCGCCATTCGCTGTGGCTACGGTGATGGTTTAATTGCCCGCGCCGCCGACGTCACCTTAAAAGAGCAGCGCAAGCTGGTGCTGGTGCCGCGTGAGTCGCCGCTCAACGCTATCCATCTGGAGAACATGCTCGCCCTGACCCGTGCGGGCGCCATGATGTTGCCGCCCATGCCCGCTTTTTACAACCACCCGCACAGCACCGACGACATCATTAACCACTGCGCGTCGCGCATCCTCGATCAGTTCGGGCTTGATAACGCATTAACGCAACGTTGGGGCGAACCGCGTCCCAGGACTTAA
- a CDS encoding MarR family winged helix-turn-helix transcriptional regulator produces the protein MSNHRDLIHAAPLWPHGDSSLMHLMRRAGQHATLCWSQCVDTGLSAVQYAILVVLAEETSCDQQTLGSRAGFDKATGTYVIDRMSKSGLLSVQTDPDNRRRKLVSMSAEGEAMLAKMITQAKQAENVITEGMSAQDIADLKRLLSKIGGLQAP, from the coding sequence ATGTCAAATCATCGCGACTTAATTCATGCCGCGCCGCTGTGGCCGCACGGTGATAGCTCACTTATGCACCTGATGCGCCGGGCGGGGCAGCACGCCACGCTCTGCTGGAGTCAGTGCGTGGACACGGGATTATCTGCCGTCCAGTACGCCATTCTGGTGGTGCTGGCCGAGGAGACCTCTTGCGATCAGCAAACGCTGGGCAGCCGGGCGGGCTTTGATAAAGCCACCGGCACCTATGTGATTGATCGTATGAGTAAGAGTGGATTACTGTCGGTGCAGACCGATCCCGACAACCGCAGGCGCAAGCTGGTCTCGATGAGTGCGGAAGGCGAGGCAATGCTGGCGAAGATGATTACGCAGGCAAAACAGGCTGAAAACGTGATTACTGAAGGAATGAGTGCGCAGGATATTGCCGATCTGAAGCGACTTCTAAGCAAGATTGGTGGCCTGCAGGCGCCCTGA
- a CDS encoding ABC transporter ATP-binding protein: MSNIQLRSVTKRFGDTVTLHNVNLDIQDGEFAVFVGPSGCGKSTLLRMIAGLEEVSEGEVLIGNEVMNDVAPSHRGVAMVFQSYALYPHMTVAENMGYGLKVNKVPKDQIRHQVEMVAKTLQLSHLLDRKPKQLSGGQRQRVAIGRAIVRNPRVFMFDEPLSNLDAELRVEMRLHLARLHQELKTTMVYVTHDQIEAMTLADKIVVMNYGKVEQMGAPMDLYYKPVNKFVAGFIGSPKMNFLPATVTAWQPGELTVSLSQQHSLTLAIQTSPLTPGSQVTLGIRPEHLTTDTRLGTRITFNCEVVERLGNNTYLFGQCYGHDNVKILLPGDVKFAPWQKIELAFDDRHCMIFDADDVRVSADIEENARAVA, translated from the coding sequence ATGTCGAATATACAATTGAGGAGTGTCACCAAACGTTTTGGCGACACCGTTACGCTGCACAATGTGAATCTGGATATTCAGGACGGTGAGTTTGCCGTTTTTGTCGGCCCTTCTGGCTGCGGAAAATCGACCCTGCTGCGGATGATTGCCGGCCTGGAAGAGGTGAGCGAAGGTGAAGTGCTGATTGGCAACGAGGTGATGAATGACGTGGCGCCGTCTCATCGCGGCGTGGCGATGGTATTCCAGTCCTATGCGCTCTATCCGCATATGACGGTGGCCGAGAATATGGGCTACGGGCTAAAAGTGAATAAGGTGCCTAAAGATCAGATTCGCCATCAGGTTGAGATGGTGGCCAAAACGCTACAGCTCTCGCATCTTCTGGACCGTAAACCAAAGCAGCTCTCCGGCGGCCAGCGTCAGCGTGTGGCCATAGGCCGCGCGATTGTGCGTAACCCACGCGTTTTTATGTTCGATGAACCCCTCTCTAACCTGGATGCGGAACTGCGCGTGGAGATGCGTTTGCATCTGGCGCGCCTGCACCAGGAGTTGAAAACCACCATGGTCTATGTCACCCACGATCAGATAGAGGCGATGACGCTGGCCGACAAAATTGTGGTGATGAATTACGGCAAAGTGGAGCAGATGGGCGCCCCGATGGATCTCTATTACAAACCGGTGAACAAGTTTGTCGCCGGGTTTATTGGCTCACCCAAAATGAACTTCCTGCCCGCCACCGTCACCGCCTGGCAACCCGGGGAGCTGACCGTGAGCCTGTCGCAGCAACATTCTCTGACCCTGGCGATCCAGACCTCCCCGCTCACCCCCGGTAGTCAGGTGACGCTGGGCATTCGTCCGGAACATTTAACCACCGATACCCGCCTGGGGACGCGCATCACGTTTAACTGCGAAGTGGTGGAGCGACTGGGTAACAATACCTATCTGTTCGGTCAGTGTTATGGTCACGACAACGTGAAGATCCTCCTGCCGGGCGACGTGAAATTTGCCCCGTGGCAGAAGATTGAACTCGCTTTTGACGATCGCCACTGCATGATCTTTGATGCCGACGACGTGCGCGTCAGTGCGGATATCGAAGAGAACGCCCGCGCGGTCGCCTGA
- a CDS encoding extracellular solute-binding protein, producing the protein MKKNILAALILSAIATVQVHAAQQLNVWEDIKKSSGIKDAVSDFEKQYDVKVNVQEMPYAQQLEKLRLDGPAGIGPDVLVIPNDQLGGAVVQGLLTPLNMAAGATEQYTPASINAFKMDNVLYGVPKAVETLVLIYNKDLIDKPLDSLQAWYDFSKQQRAKDQYGLLAKFDQIYYSWGAIEPMGGYIFGKNDKGGYNPQDVGLNKPGAVEAVTFLKKFYADNVFPAGIIGDNGLNAIDSLFTEKKAAAVINGPWAFQPYEASGINYGVAPLPTLPDGKPMSSFLGVKGYVVSTWSKDKALAQKFIEFINQPQYVKTRYVATREIPPLTAMIDDPLIKNDEKASAVAVQAARASAMPGIPEMGEVWGPANAALELSLTSKQDPKAALDGAEKQVQMQIEAMQASNQ; encoded by the coding sequence ATGAAAAAGAACATTCTCGCTGCTCTTATCCTCTCTGCTATCGCCACCGTTCAGGTTCATGCCGCGCAGCAACTTAACGTCTGGGAAGACATCAAGAAATCTTCAGGCATCAAAGATGCGGTGAGCGACTTTGAAAAGCAGTACGACGTTAAGGTCAACGTGCAGGAGATGCCCTACGCACAGCAGCTGGAAAAACTGCGTCTGGATGGCCCGGCAGGTATCGGCCCGGATGTCCTGGTCATCCCTAATGATCAACTGGGCGGGGCCGTGGTGCAAGGGTTGTTAACCCCCCTGAATATGGCGGCTGGCGCGACTGAGCAGTACACACCGGCGTCAATCAACGCTTTCAAAATGGATAACGTCCTCTATGGCGTGCCTAAAGCGGTCGAAACGCTGGTCTTAATCTACAACAAAGACCTCATCGACAAACCGCTGGATAGCCTGCAGGCGTGGTACGACTTTTCTAAGCAACAGCGGGCGAAGGATCAGTACGGCCTGCTGGCGAAATTTGACCAGATTTACTACAGCTGGGGCGCGATTGAGCCGATGGGCGGCTACATCTTCGGTAAAAACGACAAAGGCGGCTATAACCCGCAGGACGTTGGGCTGAACAAACCGGGCGCGGTCGAAGCGGTTACCTTCCTGAAAAAATTCTATGCCGACAATGTCTTCCCGGCGGGGATTATCGGCGACAACGGCCTGAACGCCATCGACTCCCTGTTTACCGAGAAAAAAGCGGCGGCGGTGATCAACGGCCCCTGGGCTTTCCAGCCGTATGAAGCCTCGGGCATCAACTACGGCGTGGCGCCACTGCCGACCCTGCCGGATGGTAAGCCGATGAGCTCATTCCTGGGAGTGAAGGGCTATGTGGTCTCGACCTGGAGTAAAGACAAAGCGCTGGCGCAGAAATTTATCGAGTTTATTAATCAGCCGCAGTACGTAAAAACCCGCTACGTGGCCACCCGTGAGATCCCACCGCTGACGGCAATGATTGACGATCCGCTTATCAAGAATGACGAGAAAGCCAGCGCGGTGGCGGTGCAGGCCGCGCGTGCATCTGCCATGCCGGGCATTCCGGAGATGGGTGAAGTGTGGGGCCCGGCAAACGCCGCGCTGGAGCTGAGCCTCACCAGTAAGCAGGATCCGAAAGCGGCGCTGGATGGCGCAGAAAAACAGGTTCAGATGCAGATCGAAGCCATGCAGGCCAGCAATCAGTAA
- a CDS encoding carbohydrate ABC transporter permease — protein MSIIPENYASARPAGRHAWCGLLLALIPGFGQFYHRQWLKGIIFLVLLVSFVGVFADFLGEGLWGLVTLGEVVPRDNSIFLLAEGIISVLIIAFGVGLYALSLRDAWANGRKRDDGQQLNSVRKQYQMLLSEGFPYLMISPGFILLVFVVVFPILFGFAIAFTNYNLYHTPPAKLVDWVGFKNFINIFTLSIWRSTFLDVLQWTVVWTLLATTLQCSVGVLLAILVNQKDLRFKPLIRTIFILPWAVPGFVTILVFAGMFNDSFGVINNAILAFFGIAPRAWMTDPFWTKTALIMMQTWLGFPFVFAMTTGVLQAIPDDLYEAATMDGASSFTRLRTITLPLVLYAIAPILITQYTFNFNNFNIIYLFNNGGPAVVGSNAGGTDILVSWIYKLTMSSSQYAIAATITILLSIFVVGLALWQFRATKSFKNDDMA, from the coding sequence GTGAGTATCATCCCAGAAAATTATGCCAGCGCGCGGCCAGCCGGGCGTCATGCCTGGTGCGGCCTGCTGTTGGCGCTCATCCCCGGTTTCGGCCAGTTTTATCATCGCCAGTGGCTCAAGGGCATTATCTTTCTCGTGCTGCTGGTAAGCTTTGTCGGCGTGTTTGCAGACTTCCTGGGCGAAGGGCTTTGGGGGTTGGTGACGTTAGGCGAAGTGGTGCCGCGCGACAACTCTATCTTCCTGCTGGCAGAAGGGATTATCAGCGTGCTGATCATCGCCTTCGGCGTGGGACTCTATGCGCTTTCGCTGCGGGACGCGTGGGCCAACGGTCGTAAACGTGACGACGGACAACAGCTTAACAGCGTGCGCAAGCAGTACCAGATGCTGCTGAGCGAAGGCTTCCCCTATCTGATGATCTCGCCCGGCTTTATTCTGCTGGTGTTTGTGGTGGTCTTTCCGATTCTGTTCGGGTTTGCCATCGCCTTCACCAACTACAACCTCTACCACACCCCGCCGGCGAAGCTGGTGGACTGGGTTGGTTTCAAGAACTTTATCAACATTTTCACCCTCTCCATCTGGCGTTCCACCTTCCTGGACGTGCTGCAGTGGACGGTGGTCTGGACGCTGCTGGCGACCACGCTGCAGTGTTCCGTCGGCGTGCTGTTAGCCATCCTGGTGAACCAGAAAGATCTGCGCTTCAAGCCGCTTATCCGCACCATCTTTATTCTGCCGTGGGCGGTGCCGGGTTTCGTCACTATTCTGGTGTTCGCCGGCATGTTTAATGACTCTTTTGGCGTCATCAACAATGCCATTCTGGCCTTCTTTGGTATTGCGCCCAGGGCGTGGATGACCGATCCGTTCTGGACCAAAACCGCGCTGATCATGATGCAGACCTGGCTCGGCTTCCCGTTTGTTTTCGCCATGACCACCGGCGTGCTGCAGGCGATCCCGGACGATCTCTACGAAGCTGCCACCATGGATGGCGCCAGCAGCTTTACCCGGCTGCGCACCATTACGTTGCCGCTGGTGCTCTACGCCATTGCCCCGATCCTGATCACGCAATACACCTTTAACTTCAATAACTTCAACATTATCTACCTGTTCAACAACGGCGGGCCGGCGGTAGTGGGGTCGAATGCCGGCGGGACGGATATCCTGGTGTCGTGGATCTATAAGCTCACCATGTCTTCGTCCCAGTATGCGATTGCCGCAACTATCACCATCCTGCTGTCGATCTTTGTCGTCGGGCTGGCGCTGTGGCAGTTCCGTGCCACCAAATCGTTCAAAAATGACGACATGGCATAG
- a CDS encoding sugar ABC transporter permease, with translation MAQSQSIKREKWLRLSLSWLVILLVSTVIIYPLVWTVGASLNAGNSLLSSSIIPENLSFQHYADLFNGQVNYMTWYWNSMKISFMTMVLTLISVSFTAYAFSRFRFKGRQNGLMLFLLLQMIPQFSALIAIFVLSQLLGLINSHLALVLIYVGGMIPMNTYLMKGYLDAIPKDLDESARMDGASNFRIFIEIIMPLSKPILAVVALFSFTGPLGDFILSSTILRTPDKYTLPIGLYNLVAQKMGASYTTYAAGAVLIAVPVAILYLALQKYFVSGLTSGSTKG, from the coding sequence ATGGCTCAATCACAAAGTATTAAACGTGAGAAGTGGCTCCGCCTCTCGCTCTCCTGGCTGGTTATCCTGCTGGTCTCCACCGTCATTATCTATCCACTGGTATGGACGGTAGGGGCTTCGCTGAACGCGGGCAACAGCCTGCTCAGTTCGTCGATCATCCCGGAAAATCTCTCATTCCAGCACTATGCCGACCTGTTCAATGGCCAGGTGAACTATATGACCTGGTACTGGAACTCAATGAAAATCAGCTTCATGACCATGGTGCTGACGCTGATCAGCGTGAGTTTTACCGCCTATGCCTTCTCGCGTTTTCGCTTTAAGGGGCGGCAAAACGGGCTGATGCTGTTCTTGCTGCTGCAGATGATCCCGCAGTTCTCGGCGCTGATTGCCATTTTCGTCCTCTCGCAGTTGCTGGGGTTAATCAACAGCCACTTGGCGCTGGTGCTAATTTACGTCGGCGGCATGATCCCGATGAACACCTATCTGATGAAAGGGTATCTGGATGCGATCCCGAAGGATCTGGACGAATCGGCCCGCATGGATGGTGCCAGTAACTTCCGTATCTTCATTGAGATCATTATGCCGCTGTCAAAGCCGATTCTGGCGGTGGTGGCGCTCTTCTCCTTCACCGGGCCGCTGGGGGATTTCATTCTTTCCAGCACCATTTTGCGTACCCCGGACAAATACACCTTACCTATCGGGCTTTATAACCTGGTGGCACAAAAAATGGGTGCCAGTTACACCACCTACGCGGCAGGGGCAGTGCTAATTGCCGTGCCGGTGGCGATCCTCTATCTGGCGTTACAAAAATACTTCGTCTCCGGCCTCACCTCCGGCAGTACCAAAGGATAA
- a CDS encoding glycoside hydrolase family 53 protein, giving the protein MKRFQPALLALCLSCGFAASTFAADALKTRPFNGMPDDFIKGADISTLLEAEQHGATFYNAQNQKQDAIAILKANGVNYVRLRLWVDPQDGQGNTYGGGSNNLENTLALAKRVKAQGIKLLLDFHYSDFWTDPGKQYKPKAWEKMDYPQLKTAIHDYTHDVIARFKKEGVLPDMVQIGNEINGGILWPEGKSWGQNGGEFDRLAGLLNAAIDGLKENLTEGEQVKIMLHLAEGTKNDTFRWWFDEITKRNVPFDIIGLSMYTYWNGPLSALKANMDDISQRYNKDVIVVEAAYGYTLENCDNAENSFQAKEEKDGGYPGTVQGQYDYIHDLMQTVIDVPAQRGKGIFYWEPTWIAVPGTTWATKAGMKYIHDEWKEGNARENQALFDCQGKVLPSMTVFK; this is encoded by the coding sequence ATGAAAAGATTCCAGCCCGCTCTGCTTGCGCTCTGCCTCTCGTGCGGATTTGCCGCCAGCACCTTCGCTGCTGATGCGCTGAAAACCCGTCCGTTTAACGGCATGCCGGATGATTTTATCAAAGGCGCGGATATCTCCACCTTGCTGGAGGCCGAGCAGCATGGGGCGACGTTTTACAATGCGCAAAACCAGAAGCAGGACGCCATCGCGATTCTGAAAGCGAACGGTGTGAATTACGTACGCCTGCGCCTGTGGGTTGACCCGCAGGACGGCCAGGGCAATACCTATGGCGGCGGCAGCAACAACCTGGAGAACACGCTCGCGCTGGCGAAACGCGTAAAGGCCCAGGGGATCAAATTACTGCTCGATTTCCACTACAGCGATTTCTGGACCGACCCGGGCAAACAGTACAAACCAAAAGCCTGGGAGAAAATGGACTATCCGCAGCTTAAAACGGCGATCCACGATTACACCCACGACGTTATAGCCCGCTTCAAGAAAGAGGGTGTGTTGCCGGATATGGTGCAGATTGGCAACGAAATTAACGGCGGGATCCTCTGGCCGGAGGGAAAAAGCTGGGGGCAAAACGGCGGGGAGTTTGACCGCTTAGCCGGGCTGCTGAATGCGGCCATCGACGGCCTGAAAGAGAACCTCACCGAAGGCGAGCAGGTGAAAATTATGCTGCATCTGGCTGAAGGTACGAAAAATGACACCTTCCGCTGGTGGTTTGATGAAATCACAAAGCGTAACGTGCCGTTCGATATTATCGGCCTGTCAATGTACACCTACTGGAACGGCCCCCTCAGCGCGCTGAAGGCCAACATGGATGACATCAGCCAACGCTACAACAAAGATGTGATCGTAGTGGAAGCCGCCTATGGCTATACCCTGGAAAACTGTGACAACGCAGAAAATAGCTTCCAGGCCAAAGAAGAGAAAGATGGCGGTTATCCTGGTACCGTCCAGGGCCAGTACGACTATATACACGACCTCATGCAGACCGTTATTGATGTGCCGGCGCAGCGTGGCAAAGGCATCTTTTATTGGGAGCCAACCTGGATTGCCGTTCCGGGTACCACATGGGCCACTAAAGCTGGCATGAAATATATCCACGATGAGTGGAAAGAGGGCAATGCCCGCGAGAATCAGGCCCTGTTTGATTGTCAGGGAAAAGTGTTGCCATCAATGACAGTATTTAAATAA